Part of the Venenivibrio stagnispumantis genome is shown below.
TATTAATTGTCTGGTGCTTGAAGGACTATAACCTAAGGTTTTTAATAGCTCTGATACCGGTTCTAATTTAAAACCATTTCTTTCATATATTCCCAAGATTATCTTATCTAAATTTTCTCTTAAACTTTCTAAAATTAATTCTGTAAGCTTTGATATTTTTATATCTTTTAACTTTTGAATAACTTCATTTTTATCAGGTTTTTTTAAAAATATTTCTTTCATATAAGAATCCATCTCTTCCAATGCTTTATAATACTTCTTTTTATTTTCTTCATCACCTTTTAATATTACCGGTGGATAGCCTTTACTTACTAAAATATAATTTAAAATAATTCTTCCGGTTCTTCCATTTCCGTCATCAAATGGATGTATTTCTTCAAAAAATCCATGAGAAACCGCTAAACCATTAAAATCAAAGTTTTTATATAAATATTTTACAAAATCCACAAAAATTGATAGCCATTCTTCTATATAATTATTTGGTGGATTGAATTTTGCTCCGGCTATTTTTATTTCTCCTTTCCTAAACTCTCCAGTATATCCAAGCTCTTTATTTATCTGCCTTATTAACGGTATACCAAACAAAAATTCATTTTGTTTATAATTTTCATATCCAAGTCCATATATAAAATTTGCTGTTTTATAATAATTTAAAGCTTCTTCTTCATCTCTTGAAACCGGATTATTTGTTTTTAAAATCTTTTTTAATTCTTTTTCAGACAAGAAAAATCCCTCTATCAAAATAGAATTCCTTGTTTCTTCTTCCAAGATATACAGCCATTCTTTATTTTTTATAACCGGAGGTGGTAAACCCCCTAGTTCTTCAAGAATTATTTTCCTCTCTTTTATTAACCTTCCATTAATCATCTGTCACCATAAAATTAATGATATTTAACAAGATATTATAAAACTTTAAATTTATCTTGTCACTTTTTATAAAGATATTTTACTCCGTGACAGTTAAATAAGAAATAAAGAGTGAACTTCAAAAGATTTTGATTGTAGATTCTATCATATTTAACATCTGCATTATTTTTTAACAGATATATTGAATATAGGAAATAGCGTTGCAAAGATGAAAAAGCCTATTAAAATTGATAAAATTATTAATGTTAATGGTTCAAGCAGTGTTATAAATCTGTTTATTAATTTTTCTGTTTGTTTTTTATAGATTTCGGCAATCATTTTAAATATATCTTCAATTTGTCCGGTTTCTTCACCGATAGCTATCAGTTGAACAACATTTTCCGGAAAGATATTTTTTTCTTTTAAAGAAACAGATAAAGCTCTTCCTTTTTCTACATCATAAACAGTTTCCTTTATTAATTTCTGTAAAATTTTATTGGAAATACCGGCTGAAGATATTTCAATTGCTTTCGTTAATAAGACTCCACCTTCAAGTAATATAGCCATTGTATTAGCCCAGGAAGAAATTTGACTGTATAGAAATATTTTATTAAAAAATGGAATCTTCATTTTAAATTTATCCCAAAAATCTTCCTTAAGATACTTTTTATTTATTAAAAATCCCAATATTAAAAAGATAGGTATTAATTTAAATGTTATTGAAAAAATTTTAGAAAAAATGATAACAATCTTTGTTGACAAAGGAAGTTCTTTACCAAATTGGGTGTAAATTTTTACTACCGTAGGAACAACAATATTCATTATTATAATCAAAGCTAAAAATCCAACTGTTATAACAATAGATGGATAAATTAAAGCATTTATTATGTTAGATTTGAAACTATTTTGCTTTTCTAAAAAAGAAGATGCAGATAAAAAGATTTTACTTAATGCTCCGGAAAATTCTCCTGCTCTTATCATCTCAATAATAAATTCCGGAAAAATTTTTACTTCATTAAAAGCATCAGCTATAGATTTTCCTTCTGAAATTAAAGATTTTATCTTTAAAAGACTATTTTTTAGTTCCTCATTTTCCTGTTCTTTTGCTATTATCTCTATGGCAGATGTTATATGCACATTCTTTTCTATTAAAAGCCCCAATTGATAAAGTATTAAAATTATATCTTCAGAAGATGCTGATTTTCTAAATATTTTTATATCTAACTTTTTTCTCAAAGATTTTGTAGGCTCTTTAATTTCTATTGGTATTAAATTTTTTGAAACGAGTATATTTCTTACTTCTAAAATTGTTTCTGCCTCTAATGAGCCACTTATTTCTTTTCCATCTTTTGTTATTGCTTTATACTTAAAAATAGCCATTTTCTCTCATCTTAATGTTTTGCTGCCTGAATTACTTCTTCAATGGTTGTTATTCCATCTATTGCTTTTTTTAATCCATCTTGAATTAAGGTCTTCATTCCTTTTTTTAATGCATAATCTCTTATTACTTTGCTATCTGTTGATTTTGAAATAATTGACCTAAAATCTTCATCTATCTTCATAATTTCATATATTGCTATTCTACCTTTATATCCTGTATATAAACAATGTTCACAGCCTTTGCCTTTATAAAGTTTAAAATCATCTTTAATTTCTATATATCTATTTAAAAACTCTTTTTCTTTTATATCCGGAATTATTTCTTCTTTGCAAAATTCACAAACTCTTCTGACAAGCCTTTGGGCTATAACTCCTTCTAAGGAAGAGGCTATTAAAAATGCTTCTATTCCCATATCTGCCAGTCTTGTAATTGAAGAAGGAGCATCATTTGTATGTAATGTTGATAAAACAAGATGTCCTGTCATAGAAGCATGAACAGCCATCTCTGCCGTTTCTAAATCCCTAATTTCTCCAACCATTATTATATCTGGGTCTTGTCTTAAAATACTTCTTAATCCGGCAGAAAATGTCAAACCTATCTTAGGATTTACCTGAACTTGACTTATTCCATCAATCTGATATTCTACAGGATCTTCTACCGTTATAATATTCTTCCTTGGAGTTTTTAGTTTTAGTAAAGATGCATATAATGTTGTTGATTTACCGGAACCGGTAGGTCCTGTTACTAAAACAAGACCATAAGGTTTATTTATTATATTTTCAAAAATCTCTTTATCTTCCGGATATAAACCTAATTCTTCAAGAGTTAATATTTTTGTTGATTTATCAAGAAGTCTTATAACTACCCTTTCTCCAAATACGGTTGGTAAAGTTGATACCCTCATATCAATTTCTTTTTGTCCTATTTTTATTCTTATTCTTCCATCTTGAGGGATTCTTTTTTCTGCTACATTTAATTTTGATAAAACTTTTATTCTTGATACAACTTCCGGATATATAGATAAAGGTATTTCATTAATTTGATGTAAT
Proteins encoded:
- a CDS encoding Fic family protein gives rise to the protein MINGRLIKERKIILEELGGLPPPVIKNKEWLYILEEETRNSILIEGFFLSEKELKKILKTNNPVSRDEEEALNYYKTANFIYGLGYENYKQNEFLFGIPLIRQINKELGYTGEFRKGEIKIAGAKFNPPNNYIEEWLSIFVDFVKYLYKNFDFNGLAVSHGFFEEIHPFDDGNGRTGRIILNYILVSKGYPPVILKGDEENKKKYYKALEEMDSYMKEIFLKKPDKNEVIQKLKDIKISKLTELILESLRENLDKIILGIYERNGFKLEPVSELLKTLGYSPSSTRQLIKRGKIIAVKKENKWYSVRQIFDKLL
- a CDS encoding GspE/PulE family protein, with product MEFSTLFFKNNQILPAGENKYYITDKTPFYAIEDIRFFTNTIPQLILISEKEFQEKFEEYLSNLSNQFLKEESEESFEPEDILQTSDTPVVQLINSIFLKATRVNASDIHFEPFSDKVIVRYRMDGVLHQINEIPLSIYPEVVSRIKVLSKLNVAEKRIPQDGRIRIKIGQKEIDMRVSTLPTVFGERVVIRLLDKSTKILTLEELGLYPEDKEIFENIINKPYGLVLVTGPTGSGKSTTLYASLLKLKTPRKNIITVEDPVEYQIDGISQVQVNPKIGLTFSAGLRSILRQDPDIIMVGEIRDLETAEMAVHASMTGHLVLSTLHTNDAPSSITRLADMGIEAFLIASSLEGVIAQRLVRRVCEFCKEEIIPDIKEKEFLNRYIEIKDDFKLYKGKGCEHCLYTGYKGRIAIYEIMKIDEDFRSIISKSTDSKVIRDYALKKGMKTLIQDGLKKAIDGITTIEEVIQAAKH
- a CDS encoding type II secretion system F family protein; amino-acid sequence: MAIFKYKAITKDGKEISGSLEAETILEVRNILVSKNLIPIEIKEPTKSLRKKLDIKIFRKSASSEDIILILYQLGLLIEKNVHITSAIEIIAKEQENEELKNSLLKIKSLISEGKSIADAFNEVKIFPEFIIEMIRAGEFSGALSKIFLSASSFLEKQNSFKSNIINALIYPSIVITVGFLALIIIMNIVVPTVVKIYTQFGKELPLSTKIVIIFSKIFSITFKLIPIFLILGFLINKKYLKEDFWDKFKMKIPFFNKIFLYSQISSWANTMAILLEGGVLLTKAIEISSAGISNKILQKLIKETVYDVEKGRALSVSLKEKNIFPENVVQLIAIGEETGQIEDIFKMIAEIYKKQTEKLINRFITLLEPLTLIILSILIGFFIFATLFPIFNISVKK